From Xiphophorus maculatus strain JP 163 A chromosome 12, X_maculatus-5.0-male, whole genome shotgun sequence, the proteins below share one genomic window:
- the LOC102220071 gene encoding tripartite motif-containing protein 16-like yields the protein MAQKGVQLDRKNFSCSVCLDILKDPVMIPCGHSYCLKCIKNVWDEKNKKGVYSCPQCRQTFTPRPVLVKNIMLAGLTEQLTGLGASLTEQSYAGPEDVACDICTGRKLKAIKSCLMCLVSYCEKHLQPHYDVAQLKKHQLVQPSKQLHDNICSRHDEVMKMFCRTDEQTICYVCMVDEHKGHDVVSAAAERKEKQKDLEVKRGEIQQTIQDGERNMKLLQQEVNTINDCANKAVENNDSIFSEVMRLIQKKSCEVKQQIRSQQESEVSRVRDLQEKLEQEISELKRKDAELEQLSHTEDRIQFLQKYPSLSAFSETKHSSSIDVRPPRYFEDVTAALSKLRDELQDILKEKWTNISLKVTEVDFPLSEPRTRDDFLQYSQEITLDPNTAQMNLLLSEGNRKVTLVKQSQFYPDHPERLSVKFQILSKQSLSQRCYWEVQWGGQGGRGSYVAVAYRDVYKTDSVFGQNDKSWSLFCCPNNHQFWYNSIRTSIPGSEFSRVGVYLDQPAGTLSFYNVSENMTLIHRVQTSFTQPLYAGIQLWFSIGDTAEICKLK from the coding sequence ATGGCGCAGAAAGGAGTCCAGCTGGACCGAAAGAATTTCTCCTGTTCAGTTTGTCTGGATATACTGAAAGATCCGGTGATGATTCCCTGCGGACACAGCTACTGCCTGAAGTGTATCAAAAACGTCTGGGATGAAAAGAACAAGAAAGGCGTCTACAGCTGTCCTCAGTGCAGGCAGACCTTCACACCAAGGCCTGTCCTGGTGAAAAACATCATGTTGGCAGGATTAACTGAGCAGTTGACTGGACTCGGAGCTTCACTTACTGAACAGAGTtatgctggacctgaagatgtgGCCTGTGATATTTGTACTGGGAGGAAACTAAAAGCTATAAAGTCGTGTTTGATGTGTTTGGTGTCTTATTGTGAGAAACACCTGCAGCCTCATTACGACGTGGCTCAGTTAAAGAAGCACCAGCTGGTGCAGCCCTCCAAGCAGCTCCATGACAACATCTGCTCCCGTCACgatgaggtgatgaagatgttcTGCCGCACCGATGAGCAGACCATCTGTTACGTCTGCATGGTGGATGAACATAAAGGTCACGACGTGGTTTCGgctgcagcagagaggaaggagaagcagAAAGATCTGGAGGTGAAGAGAGGAGAAATCCAGCAGACAATTCAAGATGGAGAGAGAAACATGAAGCTGcttcagcaggaagtgaacacCATTAACGACTGTGCTAATAAAGCAGTGGAGAACAATGACAGTATCTTCTCTGAGGTGATGCGTctcattcagaaaaaaagctgtgaggtgaagcagcagatcagatcccagcaggaatctgaagtgagtcgagtcaGAGAtcttcaggagaagctggagcaggagatctctgagctgaagaggaaagatgctgagctggagcagctctctcATACAGAGGATCGCATCCAGTTTCTGCAGAAATACCCCTCACTGTCTGCTTTTAGTGAGACCAAACACTCATCCAGCATCGATGTTCGTCCTCCGAGGTACTTTGAAGATGTGACAGCAGCCTTGTCAAAGCTGAGAGATGAACTGCAGGACATCCTGAAGGAGAAATggacaaacatctcactgaAAGTCACTGAGGTGGATTTTCCACTGTCAGAACCAAGAACCAGAGATGACTTCCTACAATATTCACAGGAAATCACCTTGGATCCAAACACAGCTCAGATGAACCTCCTACTGTCTGAGGGGAACAGGAAGGTGACCCTTGTGAAACAAAGTCAGTTCTATCCCGATCACCCAGAGCGGTTGTCAGTTAAGTTCCAGATCCTGAGTAAACAGAGTTTGTCTCAGCGATGTTACTGGGAGGTGCAGTGGGGAGGACAAGGAGGACGAGGAAGTTATGTGGCAGTCGCATACAGGGATGTCTATAAAACAGACAGTGTGTTTGGACAAAATGACAAATCCTGGTCTTTATTTTGTTGCCCAAACAATCATCAATTTTGGTACAACAGCATCCGAACTTCCATCCCTGGTTCTGAGTTCTCCAGAGTTGGAGTTTACCTGGACCAACCAGCTGGTACTCTGTCGTTCTACAACGTCTCAGAGAACATGACTCTtatccacagagtccagaccagcTTCACTCAGCCGCTCTACGCTGGAATACAACTCTGGTTCAGCATCGGAGACACAGCCGAGATCTgtaaactgaaataa